The segment CTGGCGCACGACCTGGGCGTCTCGCTGCCGGCCGGCGCCGTGACCATGCAGTTCATCAACGGGCTCCACGGGCGGGGCCGGGGACGCGACGACCTGTCGGCGCTGATCACGCTGGTGGAGGAACTCGGAGCGGAGTGAGTCGAGGGTGCCGGGGTGCACGGTCGTGTGGGCGGAAGCATGTGTCATGCTTGTGCTCCTCGCGCATCCCGGTCGGCGCGTGGATATCGAGGAACTACGACAAGCTCTCGAGGAACTCGGCGATGCAACAGATGCCACAGCCTTCACCTTCGGCCTCGCCCCTGCAGGGCGGGGTTGCCCGGTTCGGCCCTCGGGGACCGGACCCCGTGGAAAGCACCTCGCACCCGGCGCGCCTCCAGCACGGCCGGCTCTTGATGCTGGCCGCGGCGCTCCTCTGCATCGCGGTGCCCGGCATCGTCGCGGCCGACGACTGGCCGGAGTACCGCGGCGCCGGGCGCCAGGGTGTCTGGACCGAGACCGGCATCCTCGAGGAGTTCCCTCCCGGCGGGTTGTCGTTCACTTGGCGTGTCCCCATCCATGACGGCTACGCGGGTCCGGCCGTGGCCGGCGGGCGGGTCTTCGTCATCGATGCGCGCTCCGCCGGCGGAGGCGGCATGCGGATGATCGAGCGGGTGCTCTGCCTCGACGAGGAGACCGGCGAGACGTTGTGGAGCCGCGAGTGGGAGGCCGACTACGCGGGGCTCCAACCGCTGTACGCCATCGGCCCGCGCGCCACGCCGACCGTGGACGGGGACCGCGTCTACGTGCAGGGAGCGATGGGCCGGCTGCTTGCGCTCGATGTCGCCACCGGCGCCATCCTGTGGTCGAAGGACTATGTCGCCGACCTGGGAGCCGAGGTGCCGGCGTGGGGGATGGCCGGGGCGCCGCTCGGCGAGGGCGATCTGCTGATCTGCCTCGCCGGCGCGGAGCCGGACGGGAAGGTGATCGCGTTCGACAAGCACACCGGCGCGGAGGTGTGGCGCGCGCTCCCGTCCGACTGGGAGCCGGGCTACAACGCGCCTGTCGTCTTCGACGCCGGCGGCGTCCGGCAGCTCGTCGTCTGGCATCCGCGTGCGATCACGTCGCTCGACCCCCGGACCGGTGAGCGATACTGGGAGGTTCCGTTCGACGTCCGGCTCGGCGTGACCATCGCGTCGCCGGTGCGGGGCGGTCCCTACCTGCTGGTCTCGTCCTTCTTCAACGGGTCGCGTATGCTGCGTCTGAACCTCGACCG is part of the Acidobacteriota bacterium genome and harbors:
- a CDS encoding PQQ-binding-like beta-propeller repeat protein; this translates as MQQMPQPSPSASPLQGGVARFGPRGPDPVESTSHPARLQHGRLLMLAAALLCIAVPGIVAADDWPEYRGAGRQGVWTETGILEEFPPGGLSFTWRVPIHDGYAGPAVAGGRVFVIDARSAGGGGMRMIERVLCLDEETGETLWSREWEADYAGLQPLYAIGPRATPTVDGDRVYVQGAMGRLLALDVATGAILWSKDYVADLGAEVPAWGMAGAPLGEGDLLICLAGAEPDGKVIAFDKHTGAEVWRALPSDWEPGYNAPVVFDAGGVRQLVVWHPRAITSLDPRTGERYWEVPFDVRLGVTIASPVRGGPYLLVSSFFNGSRMLRLNLDRPDASLVWRSEDSNEVDTDKLHSMIGTPVIDGDYLYGIDSYGELRCIDVRTGERLWESQALTVERARQATAFFVRNGDRYFINNDRGELIIARFAPDGLEVVSRTHLLEPTSPVPRRRELGAVLWSYPAYANRHIVARNGREIVRASLAAR